Proteins co-encoded in one Kutzneria chonburiensis genomic window:
- a CDS encoding energy-coupling factor ABC transporter permease yields MHIPDGFVNAPVSIAGGVVAVAGLALCSRNLGPSLRDRDIPLAGLAAAFFLVLEAPIFPIGVGTGGHLLGGTLAVALLGPWLGPVVISVVLVVQALFAGDGGVTALGVNAVNMALIPALVGYPLILGLRKVLPKTKLWAAIACGLAGFVSVTAGSVLYSLEYAVGGATSVPATTVAVTTIGTYTVIAVFEGLVTGLIVAALLRLRPDLVRVGRHLSRASA; encoded by the coding sequence ATGCACATTCCTGACGGGTTCGTGAATGCGCCGGTCTCCATCGCCGGCGGCGTGGTGGCGGTGGCCGGGCTGGCGCTGTGCAGCCGGAACCTGGGGCCGTCGCTGCGGGACCGGGACATCCCGCTGGCCGGGCTGGCGGCGGCGTTCTTCCTGGTGCTGGAGGCGCCGATCTTCCCGATCGGGGTGGGCACGGGCGGCCATCTGCTGGGCGGGACGCTGGCGGTGGCGCTGCTGGGACCCTGGCTGGGACCGGTGGTGATCTCGGTGGTCCTCGTGGTGCAAGCCCTGTTCGCGGGCGACGGCGGGGTGACGGCGCTGGGGGTCAACGCGGTGAACATGGCGCTGATCCCGGCGCTGGTGGGGTATCCGCTGATCCTGGGCCTGCGAAAGGTGCTGCCGAAAACGAAGCTCTGGGCGGCGATCGCCTGTGGGCTGGCGGGATTCGTGTCGGTGACCGCGGGATCGGTCCTGTACAGCCTGGAGTACGCGGTCGGCGGCGCGACGAGTGTGCCGGCCACGACGGTGGCGGTGACGACGATCGGCACGTACACGGTGATCGCGGTGTTCGAGGGCCTGGTGACGGGCCTGATCGTGGCGGCGCTGCTGCGACTGAGGCCGGATCTGGTGCGAGTGGGCCGGCATCTGAGCCGGGCGAGCGCATGA
- the cbiQ gene encoding cobalt ECF transporter T component CbiQ, with protein sequence MSGAAHNPGADLLIPADTPLHRAAPQCKVAATALCILLVACTPRDTYWPYLGYALVLATAAYVAQIPAATLLRRLVVEIPFVFFVILLPFLATGEKIHVLGVPLAVAGLHSAAAIVLKASFGLLATGVLAATTPLPEVITGLERLKVPKIFTAVASFMIRYVEVLNSELNRLRTARACRGADPRWLWQAKDMALCVGALFVRAFERGERVYLAMASRGYEGSLPATLTGEPAKPKTWAAALTIPAIFAVLTATAWATA encoded by the coding sequence GTGAGCGGAGCCGCTCACAATCCGGGGGCGGACCTGCTGATCCCGGCGGACACGCCGCTGCACCGCGCGGCGCCGCAGTGCAAGGTGGCGGCGACGGCGCTGTGCATTCTGCTGGTGGCCTGCACGCCGAGGGACACGTACTGGCCGTACCTCGGCTACGCGCTGGTCCTGGCGACCGCGGCGTACGTCGCGCAGATTCCGGCGGCGACGCTGCTGCGCCGGCTGGTGGTGGAGATCCCGTTCGTGTTCTTCGTGATTCTGCTGCCGTTCCTCGCGACCGGCGAGAAAATCCACGTCCTCGGCGTCCCACTGGCGGTCGCGGGCCTGCACTCCGCGGCGGCGATCGTGCTGAAGGCCAGCTTCGGTCTCCTGGCCACGGGTGTGCTGGCGGCGACAACGCCGCTGCCGGAGGTGATCACCGGCCTTGAGCGCCTGAAAGTGCCGAAGATCTTCACGGCGGTGGCCTCCTTCATGATCCGGTACGTCGAGGTGCTGAACTCGGAGCTCAATCGCCTGCGCACGGCCCGGGCCTGCCGCGGGGCGGATCCGCGCTGGCTGTGGCAGGCCAAGGACATGGCGCTGTGCGTGGGGGCGTTGTTCGTCCGCGCCTTTGAACGGGGCGAACGCGTCTACCTGGCGATGGCGTCCCGCGGCTACGAGGGATCGCTCCCGGCGACGTTGACCGGCGAGCCGGCCAAGCCGAAGACCTGGGCGGCGGCGCTGACGATCCCGGCGATCTTCGCGGTGTTGACGGCGACAGCGTGGGCGACGGCATGA
- the cobJ gene encoding precorrin-3B C(17)-methyltransferase, which translates to MLTIVGLGPGDARHRTPAATEAIADAEAVYGYSAYIDACDDILHADQLVVRGRMTEETLRAEQAVEAAAGGRRVVLVSSGDAGVYGMATLALSNAYEIEENARPEVRVLPGVTAALAASALVGAPLAHDFACLTLSDLLTPWEEVERRLRAVAEADLAIALYNPRSKGRPWQLDRAREVLLERRAPSTPVALVADIARDGQRVELTTLGELDCEKVGMTTTVLVGSSTTRRFGDWLVTPRSAAARSTG; encoded by the coding sequence GTGCTCACCATCGTCGGTCTCGGTCCCGGCGACGCACGACACCGCACGCCGGCCGCGACCGAGGCGATCGCCGATGCCGAGGCGGTCTACGGTTACTCCGCCTATATAGATGCGTGCGACGACATCCTCCACGCCGACCAACTCGTCGTCCGCGGACGAATGACCGAGGAGACTTTGCGCGCCGAGCAGGCCGTCGAGGCCGCGGCCGGTGGACGACGGGTGGTGCTCGTGTCGTCGGGCGACGCCGGTGTGTACGGCATGGCGACGTTGGCGCTGAGCAATGCGTACGAAATCGAGGAAAATGCAAGACCAGAGGTGCGCGTGCTTCCTGGGGTCACCGCGGCGCTCGCTGCCTCGGCGCTCGTCGGCGCCCCGCTTGCGCACGACTTCGCCTGTCTCACGCTGTCCGATCTGCTGACTCCCTGGGAGGAAGTGGAACGTCGACTCCGGGCGGTGGCGGAAGCCGACCTGGCGATTGCGCTGTACAACCCGCGCTCCAAGGGACGGCCGTGGCAGCTCGACCGCGCCCGCGAAGTGTTGCTGGAACGTCGAGCACCTTCTACTCCGGTGGCGTTGGTCGCCGACATCGCCCGGGACGGGCAGCGCGTCGAGCTCACCACGCTCGGCGAGCTCGATTGCGAAAAAGTCGGCATGACCACCACCGTGCTGGTCGGCTCGTCGACCACCCGGCGGTTCGGCGACTGGCTGGTCACGCCGCGCTCGGCGGCCGCGCGGAGCACCGGGTGA
- the cobA gene encoding uroporphyrinogen-III C-methyltransferase: protein MTVHLVGAGPGDPGLLTCRAVELLKSADVVVYDRPSMADIVAIADSAEILHCVGKAGSRAAWPQKDVNELLVQLGRDGREVVRLKAGDAFVVSRGGEEAIALAAAGVPFDIVPGISAAIAAPALAGIPVMVRQVATTLTVIAGNDDPEYRQRIDWDAVARVGGTIVVLTGRSALRDIAARLMAGGLAADTPVAAISAASRPHQRTELGTLAELPNARLRPPVTFVVGEVAALDLLAVERPAGPKPAEPKPDGQTPAEAEPVGAELAGADPAGTERAEAEVARADPAEAEPAGAEPAGADLAGTEPAEAELARAELAGADLVGADLATAGLAGENAATDSRPEEGSDAHS from the coding sequence GTGACCGTGCACCTCGTGGGCGCCGGCCCCGGTGATCCCGGTCTGCTCACATGCCGCGCGGTCGAACTGCTCAAGTCGGCCGACGTTGTCGTCTACGACCGTCCGTCGATGGCCGACATCGTTGCCATTGCCGACTCGGCTGAAATTCTGCACTGCGTTGGAAAAGCAGGCAGCCGTGCCGCCTGGCCGCAGAAAGACGTGAACGAGCTTCTTGTCCAACTTGGTCGGGACGGCCGCGAGGTGGTCCGGTTGAAGGCCGGGGACGCGTTCGTCGTTTCGCGCGGCGGCGAGGAAGCCATCGCGCTTGCTGCCGCCGGTGTGCCGTTCGACATCGTGCCGGGCATCTCAGCCGCGATCGCCGCGCCGGCGCTGGCCGGGATCCCGGTGATGGTCCGGCAGGTCGCCACCACGCTGACCGTCATCGCCGGCAATGACGACCCCGAGTACCGCCAGCGCATCGACTGGGACGCCGTCGCCCGTGTCGGCGGCACGATCGTCGTGCTCACCGGCCGGTCCGCGCTGCGGGACATCGCCGCTCGACTGATGGCCGGCGGCCTGGCCGCCGACACCCCGGTCGCGGCGATCAGCGCGGCCAGCCGTCCGCACCAGCGCACCGAGCTGGGCACGCTGGCCGAGTTGCCGAACGCGAGGCTGCGCCCGCCGGTGACCTTCGTGGTCGGCGAGGTCGCTGCGCTCGACCTGCTGGCCGTGGAAAGGCCAGCCGGACCGAAACCCGCCGAACCGAAACCGGACGGACAAACACCGGCCGAGGCAGAACCGGTCGGCGCGGAACTCGCCGGGGCAGACCCCGCCGGAACAGAACGGGCCGAGGCAGAAGTCGCCAGGGCAGACCCCGCCGAAGCAGAACCGGCCGGAGCAGAACCGGCCGGAGCGGACCTCGCCGGGACAGAACCGGCCGAGGCGGAACTCGCCAGGGCAGAACTGGCCGGGGCAGATCTCGTCGGGGCAGACCTCGCCACAGCAGGACTGGCCGGGGAAAACGCGGCCACCGACAGCCGACCGGAGGAGGGATCCGATGCACATTCCTGA
- a CDS encoding helix-turn-helix transcriptional regulator, with translation MRASRLLSTLLLLQTRGRMTAQELADELEVSVRTVYRDIESLSVAGVPVYADRGPAGGYQLLDGYRTRLTGLTTDEADSLFLAGMPGPAAELGLGTVVATAELKMLAALPPDLRARASRIRERFHLDAPGWLREADEVPFLAEIADSVWNEKMVEIRYRRWKTPREVTRRLAPLGVVLKAGTWYLVALAGADLRTFRVSNVLGVQALDERFSRPADFDLAAYWRDWAGHFETRMRTVDTRVRLSPNAVRALPAFLGRQVAELVTATFSPPDPGGWVEAVVPTESLRHAHAEFLRFGAELEVLDPAELRDMITSTVSRLAGFYGPPR, from the coding sequence ATGCGCGCGAGCCGGTTGTTGTCCACTCTGCTGTTGCTGCAGACCAGGGGCCGGATGACCGCGCAGGAGCTCGCCGACGAACTAGAGGTGTCGGTAAGAACGGTCTATCGGGACATCGAGTCCCTGTCCGTCGCGGGCGTGCCCGTCTACGCGGACCGTGGGCCGGCCGGCGGTTACCAGCTGCTCGACGGCTATCGAACGAGGTTGACCGGGCTCACCACCGACGAGGCCGATTCGCTGTTTTTGGCCGGCATGCCCGGACCCGCCGCCGAGCTCGGGCTCGGCACCGTCGTCGCCACCGCCGAGCTCAAGATGCTCGCCGCCCTGCCACCCGACCTGCGCGCACGGGCCAGCCGCATCCGCGAGCGCTTCCACCTCGACGCCCCCGGCTGGCTGCGCGAAGCCGACGAGGTTCCCTTCCTCGCCGAGATTGCCGATTCGGTCTGGAATGAAAAAATGGTCGAGATTCGCTACCGCCGGTGGAAGACGCCGCGCGAGGTGACGCGGCGCCTGGCCCCGCTCGGCGTCGTGCTCAAGGCCGGCACCTGGTACCTCGTCGCCCTGGCCGGCGCGGACCTCCGTACCTTCCGCGTGTCCAACGTCCTCGGCGTGCAGGCCCTCGACGAGCGCTTCTCCCGCCCGGCCGACTTCGACCTCGCCGCCTACTGGCGGGACTGGGCCGGACACTTCGAGACCCGGATGCGGACCGTGGACACCCGGGTCCGCCTCTCCCCCAACGCCGTCCGGGCTCTCCCGGCTTTTCTCGGCCGTCAGGTCGCCGAGCTGGTCACCGCCACCTTTTCGCCGCCCGACCCCGGCGGCTGGGTCGAGGCCGTCGTCCCGACCGAGAGCCTCCGCCACGCCCACGCCGAGTTCCTTCGCTTCGGCGCCGAGCTCGAGGTCCTCGACCCCGCCGAGCTCCGCGACATGATTACCTCGACGGTGTCCAGACTGGCCGGCTTCTACGGCCCGCCGCGGTAA
- the cobM gene encoding precorrin-4 C(11)-methyltransferase: MIPPGLISFVGAGPGAADLMTFRGADRLARADVVVWASSLVPAEVLDHANPAAVRHDSAGMTLEDVLEVYAAHPDAAIVRLHSGDPTVYGAIGEQIEWCRRSGRPYEIVPGVGSLGAAAAAVGCELTSPTVSQSIVLTRLAGGRTAASMPDGETVASFASHRTTMAVYLSAQRPEQLQAELLADGNGYAAETPAVVVAKATWPDERIIKTTVGELAAELRASGIRTAALVLVGEALRDDREVQRTRLYDPAYSHGCRRRSAEGSTEGRPIPVEKRRLP, translated from the coding sequence GTGATCCCACCCGGACTGATCTCGTTCGTCGGCGCCGGGCCCGGCGCGGCCGACCTGATGACCTTCCGCGGCGCCGACCGGCTGGCCAGGGCCGACGTCGTGGTGTGGGCGTCGTCGCTGGTGCCGGCCGAGGTTCTCGACCACGCCAACCCGGCGGCGGTGCGACACGACTCCGCCGGCATGACGCTGGAGGACGTGCTCGAGGTCTACGCCGCCCACCCCGACGCGGCGATTGTCCGGCTGCACTCCGGCGACCCGACCGTCTATGGGGCGATCGGTGAGCAGATCGAGTGGTGTCGACGGAGCGGTCGGCCGTACGAAATCGTGCCGGGTGTCGGTTCGCTCGGCGCTGCCGCAGCCGCTGTTGGTTGTGAACTGACTTCACCGACGGTTTCGCAGTCGATCGTGTTAACACGCCTGGCTGGCGGCCGAACGGCTGCCTCGATGCCGGATGGCGAGACGGTCGCCTCGTTCGCATCGCATCGCACGACGATGGCCGTCTACCTCTCCGCCCAACGTCCCGAGCAGTTGCAAGCCGAGCTGCTCGCCGACGGAAACGGGTACGCCGCCGAAACGCCCGCGGTCGTCGTCGCGAAGGCGACGTGGCCGGACGAGCGAATTATCAAAACTACTGTCGGCGAGCTCGCGGCCGAGCTTCGTGCATCCGGCATCCGGACTGCCGCTCTGGTGCTCGTCGGCGAAGCGCTCCGCGACGACCGCGAGGTCCAGCGGACCAGGTTGTACGACCCGGCCTATTCGCACGGGTGCCGGCGGCGGTCGGCCGAGGGCAGCACGGAGGGCCGGCCGATTCCGGTGGAGAAGCGGAGGCTCCCATGA
- a CDS encoding SIS domain-containing protein, with protein sequence MSIGQDEFVSAAKDLIDQLVTTQREAIAAAAALVADCVLADGVVQAFGTGHSQGLVMEIAGRAGGLIPTNKLALRDVVTYGGAPVDSLDSHTERDPAIAHRVYELASPRKTDLFVIASNSGGNGSIVEMASLVKERGHGLIAFTSLAHATAVESRHPSGKHLHELADVVIDNCGPMGDTLLPMPGGGQVCAISSITSAFAAQMMLADACARLVAAGHTPPVYLSANVPGGDEHNKGLESHYAGRIRRDP encoded by the coding sequence ATGTCCATCGGCCAGGACGAGTTCGTATCGGCCGCAAAAGACCTGATCGACCAGTTGGTCACCACCCAGCGCGAAGCCATCGCCGCCGCCGCGGCGCTGGTCGCCGACTGCGTGCTGGCCGACGGCGTGGTCCAGGCGTTCGGCACCGGCCACTCGCAGGGACTGGTGATGGAGATCGCCGGCCGGGCCGGCGGCCTGATCCCGACCAACAAGCTGGCGCTGCGCGACGTCGTCACCTACGGCGGCGCGCCGGTCGACTCGCTCGACTCGCACACGGAACGCGATCCGGCGATCGCGCACCGCGTGTACGAACTGGCCTCGCCGCGTAAAACCGACCTTTTTGTCATCGCGTCCAATTCCGGCGGAAACGGTTCGATCGTCGAAATGGCCTCGCTCGTCAAGGAGCGGGGACACGGCCTGATCGCGTTCACGTCGCTGGCCCACGCCACCGCCGTCGAGTCGCGGCATCCCTCCGGCAAACACCTGCACGAGCTCGCCGACGTCGTCATCGACAACTGCGGTCCGATGGGCGACACGCTGCTGCCCATGCCCGGCGGCGGCCAGGTCTGCGCGATCTCGTCGATCACCTCGGCCTTCGCCGCCCAGATGATGCTGGCCGACGCCTGCGCGCGCCTGGTCGCGGCCGGCCACACCCCGCCGGTGTATCTGTCGGCCAACGTCCCCGGCGGCGACGAGCACAACAAGGGACTCGAGTCGCACTACGCCGGCCGAATCCGCCGCGACCCGTAG
- a CDS encoding precorrin-8X methylmutase — translation MPHPIESESYEILRRRVDTAGLGPLSRAVVERLVHTTADATWAGDLLVDEQALAAGRQALADGAPVIADVRMVAVGITSRPATVIAERTCGLEEFVRNAPVGAVWAIGQDVAIVTELVARCRAGEIQPALVIALPAGFVGAVEAKRAVRELGIPALTNRGERGGAALATAAVNALLYL, via the coding sequence GTGCCGCATCCGATCGAGTCGGAGTCGTACGAAATCCTCCGCCGGCGCGTCGACACCGCCGGCCTCGGGCCGCTGTCGCGGGCCGTCGTCGAACGCCTCGTGCACACCACCGCCGACGCCACCTGGGCCGGCGACCTGCTGGTCGACGAGCAGGCGCTGGCGGCGGGCCGACAGGCGCTGGCCGACGGCGCGCCGGTGATCGCCGACGTCCGGATGGTCGCCGTCGGCATCACCAGCCGACCGGCCACGGTCATCGCCGAGCGGACTTGCGGATTGGAGGAGTTCGTACGAAATGCTCCGGTCGGTGCGGTGTGGGCCATCGGGCAAGACGTGGCGATAGTCACCGAACTCGTCGCCCGCTGCCGGGCCGGCGAGATTCAACCGGCGCTCGTCATCGCGCTGCCGGCCGGTTTCGTCGGAGCCGTCGAGGCCAAGCGGGCGGTACGCGAGTTGGGTATCCCGGCACTGACCAACCGGGGTGAGCGTGGTGGTGCGGCGCTGGCGACTGCGGCCGTCAACGCACTGCTCTATCTCTGA
- a CDS encoding CbiX/SirB N-terminal domain-containing protein, translated as MGDGMTPPAMVLLGHGSRDADGVDEYWQLAEAVKNSAPDLPIGCGFVELAEPGVDEAIDRLVADGAHEVVVVPLVLLAAGHLKNDGPAAMARARQRHPSVHFRLARDLGIEPTILSIAEERIRDAAGDADPEKLGVALIGRGSSDPDACSDLWKVGRLLADKRGLGTIEPGFVSVARPNVAEAMERCRLLGATTIVVSPFFLFTGMLVPRIHQQAGEWAAKHPEITVKGGGHLGPDPRLTRIILERYREALHGDVRMNCDLCTYRVQLPGYEDKVGLPISLTPHGDEPARGKRRARRAIRTPAPAPTVEVRRGRFMPSTTASDEQPAIELRGVSFDYPDGTSALSTVDLSIHRGERVALLGPNGAGKTSLVLQLNGVLTPSAGEVLISGTTVGPKTLKEVRRKVGVVFQDPDDQLFTPTVGRDVAFGPAHLGLKGDELKDRVTEALSYVGLADLADRPPHRLSLGQRRRAAVATVLAMHPEVLVLDEPSSNLDPAARREFADLVKRLGMTTLLVTHDLPYALELCHRAVVLDHGQVVADGPIREILADSGFMSAHRLELPAGFNPLGG; from the coding sequence GTGGGCGACGGCATGACCCCGCCGGCGATGGTGCTGCTGGGCCACGGCAGCCGCGACGCGGACGGCGTCGACGAGTACTGGCAGCTGGCCGAGGCGGTCAAGAACAGCGCGCCGGATCTGCCCATCGGTTGCGGTTTCGTGGAACTGGCCGAACCCGGCGTTGACGAGGCGATCGACCGGCTGGTCGCGGACGGCGCGCACGAGGTCGTGGTGGTGCCACTGGTCCTGCTCGCCGCCGGCCACCTCAAGAACGACGGCCCGGCGGCGATGGCCCGCGCCCGCCAACGGCATCCGTCCGTCCACTTCAGACTGGCCCGGGATCTGGGCATCGAGCCGACGATCCTGTCCATCGCCGAGGAACGGATCCGGGACGCCGCCGGCGACGCCGATCCGGAGAAGCTCGGCGTCGCCCTGATCGGCCGCGGCTCCTCGGATCCCGATGCCTGCTCCGACCTGTGGAAGGTCGGCCGGCTGCTGGCCGACAAGCGCGGTCTCGGCACGATCGAGCCGGGCTTCGTCTCCGTCGCCCGCCCGAACGTGGCCGAGGCCATGGAGCGCTGCCGACTGCTCGGCGCGACGACGATCGTGGTCAGCCCGTTCTTCCTGTTCACGGGCATGCTGGTGCCGCGAATCCACCAGCAGGCCGGCGAGTGGGCGGCCAAGCACCCGGAGATCACCGTCAAGGGCGGCGGCCACCTCGGCCCCGATCCGCGGCTGACCCGCATCATCTTGGAGCGCTACCGCGAGGCGCTGCACGGGGACGTGCGAATGAACTGCGACCTGTGCACGTACCGGGTCCAGCTGCCGGGCTACGAGGACAAGGTCGGCCTGCCGATTTCCCTTACGCCGCACGGTGACGAGCCGGCCCGCGGCAAACGCAGAGCCCGCCGCGCGATCCGCACGCCGGCACCTGCGCCAACGGTCGAGGTGCGCCGCGGCCGGTTCATGCCGTCCACCACCGCCTCGGACGAGCAGCCGGCGATCGAGCTGCGCGGCGTCAGCTTCGACTACCCCGACGGCACGTCCGCGTTGTCCACTGTGGACCTGAGCATCCACCGCGGTGAACGTGTCGCGCTGCTCGGCCCCAACGGCGCCGGCAAGACCAGCCTGGTGCTCCAGCTCAACGGCGTGCTCACGCCGTCCGCGGGCGAGGTCCTGATCAGCGGCACCACCGTCGGACCGAAGACGCTCAAGGAGGTCCGGCGCAAGGTCGGCGTCGTCTTCCAGGATCCCGACGACCAGCTGTTCACGCCGACCGTCGGCCGGGACGTCGCGTTCGGGCCGGCCCACCTCGGCCTCAAGGGCGACGAGCTCAAGGACCGCGTGACCGAGGCACTGTCCTATGTGGGCCTGGCCGACCTCGCCGACCGCCCGCCGCACCGGCTTTCGCTCGGCCAGCGCCGCCGCGCCGCGGTCGCGACCGTGCTGGCCATGCATCCCGAGGTCCTCGTCCTCGACGAGCCATCGTCCAATTTGGACCCAGCTGCCCGCCGCGAGTTCGCGGATCTGGTGAAACGGCTGGGCATGACCACGTTGCTGGTCACCCATGACCTGCCGTACGCGCTGGAACTGTGCCACCGGGCCGTTGTGCTTGACCACGGCCAGGTCGTCGCGGACGGCCCGATCCGGGAGATCCTGGCCGACTCGGGCTTCATGAGCGCCCATCGGCTGGAGCTGCCGGCCGGCTTCAATCCCTTGGGAGGCTGA